AGGTATGATGTTTTCTAGATGGCAGCTTTGGGTCTTTTATGATGTCTCTATTCTAATGAGCATCGTGAAATGTTCCATGGGTGCTAGATTGGGATCATGAAGatcatggattctatggtggAGCTGCACTGGGAAACTAACTGCCACCACCTGAATTTGGATCACCACCTATTTGTGGTAGAAGGATTTTCTACCTAAGCGAATAAAGACACTAGTTCATTCTTTTGGTATCCATCTAATTGGCTCCTTGACTGCACAATTTAAACTATTACTTAGTCTTAGCTATGTAACTTGCATTGCTTCATACATGTGCTACTTTGATTATGATCATGGTGGTGTGGAAGTGGAATCAAGGCAGTTGGAGGAAACTGGTTAAGTGGCAGGACTGGGATATTAAATTAAGttatttctggaaattttgcaGATCTCCATCAAGGTCCAGATCGCCAGCACCATCTGTAAGTCAAATCTATGTTTCAAAGTAAACTGCATACCTCAAAATCCAAACATGTTGGGATCATCCGCCTTGTCTTTCTATGTCCTTTTTTAGTTCTTACCTGGcctttttattcttactctacaTTTCTATTGCTTTGTGTTATGACTGGGTTTATTACAGCGCTCAAAACATTTGAGTAAAAGCCCAAAAAGACGCACTCCCAGCAGAAGCCCAAGCCGGAGCAGGAGCCGGAGCCGGAGCCGGAGCAGGAGTTTGTCCAGGTCTTACTTCTGTGGCTTGTCATATATTTTCTCAATGTTGATCGTTTTGTTGATTATTTTTGTCCGCTTTTTATACAGGTAAAGATTGTTGGAGTCTTCTGTGATTGAGGGTGCCATCATGCTGTGTTGGAGCAGCACGGTCCACAGTTGGGAGTCTAAGGGCCTGGAAGAATCTGTTTCTCTGCTTACATTAAAAGATTTCtgtgttattgaatcatgtcaAGACTAATAATTATTGTACTTAATTTTGTATCTCTTAAGACTTGGTAAAGACTGCAATAGTAGATTTTATGCCTTTCTAGTTGCGCGATGGCGAGAGGGGATTATTTTCCTTGATTTGCAGATTGTTATTGCTCGTTTACTGGTGACGATGGTATTCATTTAGACAACGCTgcttaattatttatcattttataggTGTCATCAATGTGTGTTAAGCTTTAGCAATATTTCTCTGATTAagctccatatatatatatgtatatgtattttttttgtcCTGATTAAGCTACCTTGTTTTCAGAATTTCAGGCTTCACTTTTGAGTTTTGACATACAAAAGCTTGATAGCTCCGTTTGCTTAGAAAAGTTTTGCCAGCGATCATggattgaaaaacatttttggtgttcaaaatcaaattaaattgtATTAGAAAACAAAAACTAACCCGGCTTTTTCCCATATAAAATAAGGTAGAGCTAATGCCTGTCTAAttaattactttaaaaaaagtTGATTCACACACAAACTTTTCCCAATGATTTATAGAAACTAAAATTTCAATAATTTAATTCAAACGATACTTTGTAAGGGGATAACTACTATTCAGTTATATGATCTTCTCTTTGGGAAATTGGGAGATGAAGATACGTTTGTCCTTAAACCGATGCAGCATGCAACTGGCATCATCTAAAACAGTGGGGAAGAAAATATGTGTGGCTATTTTCTGAACGGTCATGTTTGTGTGGACTAGAATTAGTGAGACTTAAGCAAAATGGGAATCCAGACATCGCAATTTCGATGAGGTTGATCATTGGAGAAAGTGGGTCCTCCATATCTATATGtgtttggttttctttttctctttaataACAACATTAATGCATGCACCTTGATTATTCGACAAAGTAATAGTTACTTCCCAACACTATAGGTGTCGAGTAATTCTTAATAACCATAATTTCGAATGATGGGGAAGAAAATTATCTATCTAAGTACTCACTCcgatccaaaataattgaggttttaaaTTTTGGCACGTgaattaagaaattcacttactCTTAAAAGTTGAGAATTGTATTGACTAAAATATCCTTAATTAAGAGGGGCTTTAAAACTATAGCAAGCATTACATTTGTTCATTGAATTAAGAATGCATGAAgggtaaatttaaaaaataaataaatctttTTGATAGattaaaacctcaattattttggaccaatttttagaagctaaatcctcaattattttggatcgAAAGAAGTATATTATTAACCACCTGGCTTGGTTTCATTCATGGCAAATTGGAAAGTATTGCACTCCACTATGCTGGTCAGAAGCGATTAGTGTTTATTATCGATCTCATCGGTATGCTAATAGGTAGTCCCTTTGTtataatttatgtgatacttttcgcaTTTTGAGATTTAAATTGCATGTATTTTGATcaacattttaagatatatattttttcaccaaattaatATGAGAAAAGCCGCAACTTATAGTATATACTTTTCAAATAGATAAATTTTAtccttaaaatattgaattaatctaatccaatcgcaTTGTTACTAGCCTTTCCAAAAATGCATTTTATTGTTAGAAAATAAGGGAGACTGTGACTCTCCTTTAGCTCAAAGCTTAGCCAAATTAAttattgaaaaacaaaaagtatcacataaattgagatcaGGAGTAGAATAATTGGAACCGGACACTGAATTAAAAGCAAAAATGCTATCCCCCATACACcaattattgttattattattttattagctTATTAATAATAAAGTATTCCATGAAAAAAGGATGATATAACTCGAAACAGACCAAGTTTATAAAATACATTGATAAAAACCAGGCACTGAAACACATCCTCGACATTCCTCAAACTGCCAAAAAAAGCCTTCACCTCCAAAACTACTCCCTTCACCTTTTTCCTTTACAAAACAACCACCCCTACATACACACCCCCAAATTCTCCGTACAAATCACAAACcaattgttcttgtttttaattttctagatGTCTGATTCATTTATGATTGATGGGTTTTTCTCAAAACTCTCAGAGGATCTTGTTCTCAACATATTTTTCAAGTTAGAAGATGACCCAAGAAACTGGGCACGTTTATCTTGTGTTTCCACAAAATTCACTTCAATAATTCACAACATCTGTTACAAATCAAAATGTTCTTTAACTATTCCTTCAGTTGTATCTGATCTCCTTAATACTGCTACCAACTCTTCTTCTATGGTTCCACTAGGTGGTTGGTCATCACTTTACAAATTAGCTGTATGTTGTCCAGGTTTACATCAAGCTGGTGTGCTGCTTGAGAATTCTGATTTTGGGCTTGAAAGGGAACTTGGCCCAGATGAGAATTACCCGGATCGGGTCTTGACCCGACCCGATAGTGTTTTACAGTCTGCTTCGTCGAGTAATAATGGTAGAGGTGATGCTAGTGAAGTAGTGGCTGCTGATTGTGGTTGGTCTTTGTTTGATGATCTTATGTTTGATACTGTTTATGATGTTTCTGAATCAACAACCTTAAATCAGGTTGAAGTTGTGGAAGAACCCCCAAATGTAGTGGTCAGCCCAGCAAGGTAATATACATACTCACATCCTGTATTTGCAAttaagggcccgtttggctATGATTTGAAATTAAGTTGATTTGTATAccttttttcataaaaatgaaaacttcACATTTGTGAAAACTATTAAAACTTACTCAATTCTTACCATCTTACTAGATGAGCAAACTGTAGTTCATAAACAAGGTATGAGAATATCTTATGACGCCGCATTAACAAACTACAATTACTAATGCGTGATTTAGGTTATTCCGATATCTTGTTTATAAACTATGGGTTGCTCATATATTAACATTGTATAAGATTCGGAGAAGTTCTTAACACAAATGTGAGGTTTTCATGTTTATGGGaaaagtactccctctgtcccaaaaaataAGTGTCGCTGTAGCAAAAATAATTGTCCCAAAATAACCGTGGCTTTAGAGTCAAGacaaaaatgtatttttttccaACTATATCCTTATATTGaagaaatacttttttttttttccaactataTCTTTATATTgacaaaaatactttttcttaATAGTGTTCAATTCTCAAAAACATTTAATTGTCAAAATATTGGGATTATAACAATTGTTGGAGATCCAACACAATTCACACTgtattggtattgttggaatttgTGAAGAATGTTTTTCAATGTCAAAACAATTAATAAGATGCATAGTATTCGAGAGGgagaaatattttatttttattaaatagaagtaatttagtaaactactatatgttgtatttattgatttctcAATGGACGTGAAATTTGAAATGAGTCAAAgcaacacttattttgggaagGAGGAAGTATAACTTTTGAGatccaaattacatgtccaaacagaattttaacttcaaatcaaccTCATCATGGCCAAACCAGCACTAAGTAACTGTCATGTTATTATGTATGTATTAATTACTGTGTAAATGATTGgtaattctttttcttgctGAATTCAGGGTTTCGAAGAGGCGAAGAATTTATAGATCACCTTGTTCTCATTTGGCTTCTGGGGTGTGGAATTTGAGCCGTGAGCAGGGGAATAAGCTATTAGCGAGTAGGTTTAAAGGGGATTGCTTGTACATATGTGATTGGCCTGGTTGTATTCACATTGAGGAGAAGAGGAATTACATGCTATTTCGAGGGATCTTCAAGAATTTCAAGCAGTCAAGAGTTTGGAGGACGATTAATGATGGTAATAGGAAGAAGATTGATCTTAATTGCGCGTTTTGCTCGTCGAAACAGACGTGGGATCTGCATTCGGCGTTCTGTTTGAGGAGGTATTTTGGGTACCATGATGATGGAGAACCAGTTGTTCGAGCTTATGTCTGCGAGAATGGCCATGTTTCTGGAGCATGGACTGATTGGCCATTGTATACTTGACTTGATTCTGAACCAATTATGGGCTATTTGTGTTGCATGAGCTGATAGTTTGGTAATTTGGGAGTGGCATTTGGTTATTTTTTGCCATTTTATGCTGGTTGATTTATTTGGGTtttatgtatgttgtgattGCTTACAATTGGTATTTGCCATATTTGCATTATAGAGTTTAGTAGATGGAGTATTTATATTTGTATTGAGTTTCTCTTCATTTGATTCATCTACTTATAGCGAATGTGTGAATCTCGTTGAATGGTTTTGGTTCTGGGAGTGATTGACGTAGATCATAAATTTTAGATTTCTGATCTTAAGAAATAAGATAAGTGTTAGATGGAATCGTTTAATAGCAAAGTTTTCATTTTCAATTGAGGAAGTGGCGGGCCCAATGAGCTCTCCATTATTGCATCTGGTAATTTCATCTGTGGAGATGCTTTTAGAAGTTTGACAATCATTCACGGATCAACTTTAAGCAGAATGAGAGTTTATCTCTACGTTTGCctttagattttttcttttcaaaatattatttggtTATATGTTAGATTGATTGTTTTTTCGCTTAAATGAAGATGTTTGGAAAAACAGTGTTGACCCTTTttcaagtgatttttttttttttttaaatcaaatgtATGTCCAAAcacatttcattttttaaatattatcatTTTCAAATATCACAATATTTTAATGTTCAAATACTTACTAAGTgtcatttttaaaagtttaaaagtAAACGAACCTTAAAAAGACCAATAACATCAACCTACCGTATACTACCTAATCTTCTTTGGTCACAACAATTCTAGTGGATGTGACGGACGCATTTTCATCGAAACCATCGtatcaattttgtgtttttcAACTTTGGCTTTGTATTAAATTTGGTTTATCAAAGCAAGAACCGCGCACTAGCAAAAGAGTGGatgttttttaaggaaaaagaacAACTATTACAGTTGGCTTTTGAAGTTGGACCACAATATTAAATTAACATTTAGTTTCactgttttattttatttgacattttaaagCTTCTTAGGAAACAATATGATTTTAATCTTTGTAGTTTACTTCTAATAACATGATTTTATGTTCACGgaatgcatatgtataaaatcacaaactccattttttttcttaagttcGGCACACTTTTATTGTGCTATACTTAATGTAAATTTAGATTAGTTGAGTCAGTAGGTTCTGAATATTTGGCTAAACAAAGAATGAAGGATatgcaggggcggagctagaattttgagttataaattcaataaaattcAGTTACTCTTATTCAAactttatatgtatataaaaaaaaaacattcatttatgattcattcacaaccaaatcaatgaattcaaatcatgatttcaagttTTCATGTCCAAACGCTTGCAAGTAATTTTCATGTTATTATGCATGTGTTGGTTTCGGTGTAAATAATTGGTAGGAGTGACTTGTTTTCTGGCTGAATCCAGGGTTTCGAAGAGGCGAAGAATTTATAGATCGCCTTGTTCACATTTGGCTTCTGGTGTATGGAAATTTGAGCCGCGAGCAAGGGAATAAGCTACTAGCGAGTAGATTCAAAGGGGATTGCTTGTACATATGTGATTGGCCTGGTTGTATTCACATTGAGGAGATGAGGAATTACATGCTATTCCGGGGAATTTTCAAGAACTTCAAGCAGTCGAGGGTTTGGAGGACGATTAATGATGGTAATAGGAAGAAGGTTGATCTGAATTGCGCGTTTTGCTCGTCTAAACAGACATGGGATCTGCATTCGGCGTTCTGTTTGAGACCTATTTTGGGTACCATGATGATGGAGAACCAGTTGTTAGAGCTTATGTTTGTGAGAATGGCCATGTTTCTGGAGCTTGGACTGATTGGCCATTGTATACTTGACTTGGTTCTGAACCAATTATGGGGTATTTGTGTTACATGAGCTGATAGTTTGGTAATTTGGGAGTGGCATTTGGTTATTTTTTACCATTTTAGGCTGGTTGATTCATTTggtttttatgtatgttgtgattGCTTACAATTGGTGTTTACCATATTTGCATTATAGAGTTTAGTAGATGGAGTATTTATATTTGTATTGAGTTTCTCTTCATTTGATTCATCTACTTATAGCGAATGTGTGAATCTCGTCGAATGGTTTTGGTTCTTGGAGCGTCTTGAATGATAAATTTTAGATTTCTATCCTTGAGAAATAATACAGTTGGTTGGCTATCTGAACTTTTACTttattggtgagggttcgaatccccacattgtaatcccctccccccTTCCCTTCCCCCTACCCCCCCCCCTACGTaataaaacaatttaaaaaaaaaaaaaaacacaagtgATAGATGGAATCGTTCAGTAGCctaattttcattttgaccTGATCTGTCACACGTTGAAATGTATCTTCAAATTTGGTTTTGAGATCACATCGCTATTGTCCgatatttcatttcacttttaCGAAATTTAATGTTGGTCAGATCCTGTTAAAGATTAAATTGGTCTAATGTCGGGTTCTTCTTTCATGTAGTGATGTTCTTTTATCATTGATAGTTGTGAGAAACTCCTAATGTCACTCAAGTTCTATTCTTGATAACAGAGGTCGAATCAGCTCATACGCATGTCGACTATCTCAGTGTGTACATGTTACTTCCTAACGATATAAGTATCTGATAATTGTACCGATTAAGATTTAGATAGATGAGAAGAAATCATTTAGCATTTTTTTCGACTCTAATATAATTTACATTCTCATTTCTTATTGTTTTCGTCCACTTTATTGACTGCCAAGTGAAGCTCGCGTGAAATGTAAAACTCAACTTTTAGGGTGACTGTCCAGATTAGCATTTGATGTCTCGCCTAACCAACTTTGGCGCTTTACTAATCGTCAACTTGAAGTTCGGTTCTCGGTTGAATGCTTAAAATGTACTGTTGTGTGCCTGTGCAAAGTCAAACTCAAAGATAGGTATTGTGAAAGCAATCCaaatgtcactttttttttttttttttaatgtccaAACGCCTGCTAAATatcatttttaaaagtttaaacaTATACGAAACGTTAAAAAGACCAATAACATCAACCTACTATATGCTACCTAAAGTTTTTGGTCTGACATTTCTATGCTATCTTCTTTGGACACAATAATTCCAGTGGATGCGATTGACGCATTTTCATTGAAACCATCGGATCAATTTTGTGTTTTCCTACTTTGGCTTTGTATTAAATTGGTTTATCAAAGCAAGAACTGTGCACTAGCAAAATAGTGGATGCTTCTTCCGGAAAAAACAAATATTACAGTTATTTGAAGTTGGACCACAATATTAAATTACTAACATTTACTTTCACTGTTTTATTTTATCTGACATTTTAAAGCTTCTTTAGAAaacaatatattttatatttaaattaatataattttaacatttttattttacttctaATAACATGATTTTATATTCACGGAAATGCATTTATATAAAATcacaaattctattttttttcttaagttcCGCACACTTTTATCATGTTATacttaatttaaatttaaattagttGAGTCAGTAGATTCTGAATATTTggctaaacaaaaaaaaataaagaatatgcAGGGGCGAAGCTAGGATTTTGAGTTATAAGTTTGATAAAATTCAGTCACTCTAGTTTaaactttatatttatataaaaaaaacattcattatatatcaAACATTTATCTAGAACCTATAAAGATACTAGAAATGCAAGTCGTTGTTTCAACTTTTTTGTAGAGGATGGCCACTCATTTCTAATGCTATGCTATCTTCTTTTTACTTGTGTAACGAGTCATCTTAATTACTTGCCTAACAAACAGCCATTCCACGTTGAAGCAAGAATTTTAATGATGCCCATATTCCAAAAATGGAGCTTCTTTTTTCTGCTTCTACGTTTGTTAGTCATAGTGTTTGGAATCAAAGATTATAACTATACAAGAAATGATTTCCCAGATAACTTTGTTTTCGGTTCTGGAACTTCTGCTTATCAAGTTAGTCTTCACTTCCTTTATCcaagatttttattttaaagtcttaTGTCTCAAATTCACTTGGACTGGGTTCCCACTCCAGGGCGGGGTACGAGTTCGGCAGAACTCAGTAGCTTTGAGACCAATATTTGTTTTagaaaattcacataatatGCATAAATAATTTATGCAGAACCAAataaactttcttttttaaaatttagaatccataaactcaaaattttaactCCACTTCTGATTGGGTTTTTACAAAACAATTTACTGTTTCATTGGGTGAAAGGTTGAAGGGGCAGCATTTGAGGATGGAAAGACGCCTAGCATTTGGGACACTTTTGCTCATGCTGGTCTGTTTCTTTaatcttttcctcttttttaatGATAATAGTGTTGTCTTAGATAAATTTATGGGAATCTTGACTATTCCTCCACCTCTATGTTATCTCCCACCAATGCAAGTATTCTGTAACTATGTTTACCAAGTTTTAGGCTGATGTGTTGAATCCCATATTGGTGGTAGGATGGGAACTTCGTTTCTTTATATGGTGTTCGACAATCCTCAGCTTTTAAGATTGAGTTAGGCTCAaagtttattttcttattatggTGAAAAGAAATGCCTAGTGTTTTGTTTATGTTTAGCTTTGTGCCCTTGTCCCCATGGTTTTTACCCATTATATTAATTACTATGGCCTGAGCACTTGGAACATACAATATACAGGTTCAATTGCACCCAACATTTATGAAAAATTACTATTTCAACAAATATTAAATTCCGAACCCATAATTTCAATGTGTAAGGGTCTCAATTTTAAGAATCTAAAGGCTGAACCAATCAATTTAAATCCCGAATTCGCCTGGCCATTTCCCTTGTTTTCTTTGATCAGTTCCACTTGGTTGGGACCTATCTGTAGTTTAGCGCTGGACTAATGAGATAGAATGAGTGTTTCTCCCTTAGTAAAAGCAAGCAGGCGTTTTCTGCAACCATTACAACAATACTTGATTGATGCTATTTTCTGCTCCTAATATTATGACTCCATTTGATTGACATAAAAGGCGAATCTAGAATTTTAATACGATGGGTTCGACCTTTAAAGTTTTTAGCAATGTGTCCATTATACTAAATTATGGGCACAATTCTAGTATTTGTTGTTTTAATGGAttttcacacacacaaacatatatGGTTCTATGTCGAAATAATGGGTTCGGATGAATCCGGTACCAAAAGGCTGCATCCATCCCTGATTgacatgatttttttctttaatcaaaAATGTCTTAACAAGGAGAACAATATCTCAGCAATGAATATTGAACTACATAAGGTTGGAAACACCTAATAGTGTGAATAGTCTTAAGAAGTAGCTAGAGTTGTGCCTCTGCAATGAGAGTGTTAAAGAGTGAAAGTAACTCCAAAAAGTTAATTTAACCATGTGGTGTGAATGTAAAGTTTTTATCTAGAAATTTTCTCCTTACAGACATTTTACATCATACAATTCGTATCCTACATGATATAAAATTCAGCCTGTTTAAGTTTATTGGATAGTGATGTAATGTCATTGAAAACACTTGTTTGCTTGAATGCTATAGCTAAAAGCAGCAAATTAATTTAAGTACCAATTGGGCTTTAGCAGTGATGGAAATATACTTTTATGCTGTTATCATCTTCCTTGAGTCAAGCTGTCCTGTCTATATTTATTTTCGTTATAGATTTATCTGTGTTTTAATCCATTCATGTGAATTACTATCTATACCAACTTACTGTCCAGGTTTCCATGATGGAGCCACCGGAGACATTGCTTGTGATTCGTACCATAAATACAAGGTCTACACTCTACACATCGCTTTAACTTTGACATTTTTCTAGATGGCATTGTAGGACTAGAAATTTTAACAGAAGGGATCAATAATCTTACAAACATGAGAACATTTCCGGTTTTTCATTTTTGTAGAAAAAGTAACAGATGTAGATTATAGACATATAGACttcatttaattataattagcAGTCGCTGCATAATCGAGAAAAGTAAAGTTAAAACTCAGGTTTCATTTCTTGATGCTTTAGGTTACTCAATGCTCAATTCTGTTCTTAGAATTAATGGATTTTCACTTAGCCACTTTCACTATTAAGCACACTGTTTATGGAATAAGAATTTTTTGCATCTTAATGACTTAATCTTCAAAGAtttcttgtgttgttgactcTTCAAGAAAAGTTCTCTTTTAATCCAAGGTTTAAACTATCATCAACCATCTGAATCACGTAGTTTTGCGGTTTTGCCTTCTTAATCTTCTTTGTTCTCGTCTAACGATTTCAGTAGCATTTCCATGCTATTAAGACATCATGTTTCTGGAATGAAAATGTTGTTTGATCATGTTAGTTAATTGGTACCAGGAAGATGTACAGCTCATGGTGACATAGATTTTCCATTTCATGGCTGATACCTAGTAAGGAAAAATGTTTGAATGTCGGTGAAATACCTAAATAGATGTTTTCACATTTCATGGTCAAGGCTGATACCCCGATAgtaaaatcatgttttataactTTCCCATGTGATTCCTAATAGTGTAACTTCACCACAATTTTCCAAgcttgtttcaaaatattctcatACGTTGATTCCATTCTCTATGCAGATGGAAGAGGACCTATCAACCCGAAGGGCTTACTATACTACAACAATCTCATTGATGAACTTATCAGCCATGgttagaagaaaatatattacACACAAGTAGCATTTACTCAAAAACCTATATAAGACTATATTGGTTTGCTCACTGAAATTCTTTCCTCGATTTTTATCTTTTGACATCTGGCATTGTTCAGGGATTCAACCACATGTGACATTATATCACTGCGACCTACCACAGGCACTTGAAGATGAATATGTGGGATGGCT
This portion of the Lycium ferocissimum isolate CSIRO_LF1 chromosome 1, AGI_CSIRO_Lferr_CH_V1, whole genome shotgun sequence genome encodes:
- the LOC132047922 gene encoding phytochrome A-associated F-box protein — its product is MSDSFMIDGFFSKLSEDLVLNIFFKLEDDPRNWARLSCVSTKFTSIIHNICYKSKCSLTIPSVVSDLLNTATNSSSMVPLGGWSSLYKLAVCCPGLHQAGVLLENSDFGLERELGPDENYPDRVLTRPDSVLQSASSSNNGRGDASEVVAADCGWSLFDDLMFDTVYDVSESTTLNQVEVVEEPPNVVVSPARVSKRRRIYRSPCSHLASGVWNLSREQGNKLLASRFKGDCLYICDWPGCIHIEEKRNYMLFRGIFKNFKQSRVWRTINDGNRKKIDLNCAFCSSKQTWDLHSAFCLRRYFGYHDDGEPVVRAYVCENGHVSGAWTDWPLYT